A single Amphiura filiformis chromosome 19, Afil_fr2py, whole genome shotgun sequence DNA region contains:
- the LOC140141221 gene encoding uncharacterized protein isoform X1: MMGDKDDIENFNGGIVCLSLVLITAVGAIAGGTLVLTVATHLDGRPEPIEVSVGGPRGQQNHEDNNRPFLKDDGYYDEQVWMIANSHYDTANNYLDEETGEIVGFNIDVINEVCQIANKTVNWY, translated from the exons ATGATGGGTGACAAGGATGATATAGAAAATTTCAATGGAGGAATAGTCTGCCTGTCGCTCGTATTAATTACAGCAGTTGGGGCCATTGCAGGTGGAACATTGGTTCTCACTGTGGCTACACATCTTGATGGAAGACCAGAACCCATAGAAGTATCTGTTGGTGGGCCCCGCGGTCAACAAAATCATGAAG ACAACAACAGACCATTCCTCAAGGACGACGGATACTATGATGAGCAGGTGTGGATGATAGCGAATTCACATTACGACACTGCAAATAACTACCT agATGAGGAAACAGGAGAAATTGTCGGTTTCAACATCGATGTTATTAATGAAG TGTGTCAAATCGCCAACAAAACTGTCAACTGGTACTAG
- the LOC140141222 gene encoding uncharacterized protein, translated as MADDQESVSTCSSDESREEDQEREYHGHENGGYRETEFRERGHRDRGDDKDYRHEERYHQNGYREQQVTSRDLIGRGSGAVCCFLLVTLIVGAVSFAGLVLSIISFVRDERAGSPVSVVDNRPVPTGQQDDNYPEDHVYVPGPYNPEEVWLLHIDVDGSNFEYFDPVKGVINGHNIDIINAVCRKANKNCRIVFDSYSRCWSGGLGAEGLMSGWYHACTGWRITSDRELVFKFTDPFQVRSPAVLVAGSGSSGQFDVSGKKIGFVQGWSTNAGCLNRNDEGIQGLPLNSDQAVEYPTLERLEAALTSGEVDAVFIGAEATFVSRNNIVSEDLFCSKEGGAMMMRKDTFLDKWWNPAWRALLASQEYQDLCRDIAIAHGDRPGLSREMICRDPFTDLEG; from the exons ATGGCAGATGATCAAGAATCAGTCTCCACATGCTCCAGCGATGAATCACGCGAAGAAGATCAAGAACGAGAGTATCACGGTCACGAAAACGGAGGCTATCGTGAGACTGAATTTCGCGAAAGGGGACACCGTGATCGGGGTGACGATAAAGATTATCGCCATGAGGAAAGGTATCACCAAAATGGCTACCGCGAGCAGCAGGTTACGAGTCGCGATCTGATCGGTCGAGGTTCAGGAGCAGTTTGCTGTTTCTTGTTGGTGACATTAATTGTAGGAGCTGTGTCGTTTGCTGGGTTGGTCCTTAGTATCATATCCTTTGTGAGAGATGAGAGGGCTGGGTCACCTGTAAGCGTGGTGGATAATCGGCCAGTACCGACTGGGCAACAAGATGATAACTACCCAGAAGATCATG TATATGTCCCTGGCCCGTACAATCCAGAAGAAGTGTGGCTGTTACATATCGACGTGGATGGTAGTAACTTTGAATACTT TGATCCAGTCAAGGGAGTTATTAATGGACACAACATCGATATTATCAATGCAG TTTGCCGTAAAGCAAATAAGAACTGTCGTATTGTGTTCGATTCTTACTCGAGATGTTGGTCTGGAGGACTCGGAGCAGAAGGTTTGATGAGCGGTTGGTACCATGCATGCACAG GATGGAGAATCACAAGCGACCGTGAGTTGGTTTTCAAATTTACTGACCCGTTCCAGGTGCGGTCACCGGCTGTCTTAGTGGCGGGTTCTGGTAGTAGTGGTCAATTCGATGTAAGCGGAAAGAAGATCGGGTTCGTGCAAGGTTGGTCCACTAATGCTGGGTGCCTCAACCGAAACGACGAAGGAATACAG GGACTACCTTTGAACAGCGACCAAGCAGTGGAATATCCTACACTGGAGCGACTAGAAGCTGCTTTGACCAGTGGAGAG GTTGACGCCGTATTTATAGGAGCTGAAGCGACATTTGTGTCACGGAATAATATAGTGTCTGAAGACCTATTTTGTTCTAAAGAAGGTGGCGCCATGATGATGCGAAAAGACACTTTTCTTGACAAATGGTGGAATCCTGCTTGGAGAGCGCTCTTAGCATCACAAGAATATCAGGATCTTTGTAGGGACATTGCGATAGCACACG GAGATAGACCCGGTTTGAGCAGAGAGATGATATGTCGTGATCCGTTTACTGATCTGGAGGGGTAA